The Bacillus basilensis genome includes a region encoding these proteins:
- a CDS encoding BC1881 family protein: MKRMPTQELSNELKKRKGITSIKIEPYEKIEVGGIVVDGPAVILINQEYLKIVE; this comes from the coding sequence ATGAAACGCATGCCAACGCAAGAATTAAGTAACGAGTTAAAGAAGCGGAAAGGGATTACTTCTATTAAGATTGAGCCTTATGAAAAAATTGAAGTTGGTGGAATTGTTGTAGATGGACCGGCTGTTATTTTAATTAATCAAGAATACCTGAAAATTGTTGAATGA